The following coding sequences are from one Streptomyces venezuelae window:
- a CDS encoding penicillin acylase family protein, with amino-acid sequence MPSNTNASSGHKSGKKKGRRARLVVIVLVLAIVGGIGFGAYWSVSTVRASFPQTKGTIKLDGLAGPVDVKRDGNGIPQIYAESDADLFMAQGFVQAQDRFWEMDVRRHMTSGRLSEMFGKSQVKTDEFLRTLGWHRVAKKEYDSKLSPETKKYLQAYAKGVNAYLAGKDGKDISVEYAALGFENDYKPQEWTPVDSVAWLKAMAWDLRGNMQDEIDRSLMTSRLGPSQIKDLYPEYPYKRNKPVVREGAFSSVTGEYDPDAKPTGTGTGTGTGTSGTGSTGTGTGTGTGTGTGTGTGTGGAAGTGLAGGAEPPNTLQSQLNGVSGALDEVPAILGPNGNGIGSNSWVVSGKHTITGKPLLANDPHLAPQLPSVWYQMGLHCRSVSEKCRYDVSGYTFSGMPGVVIGHNQDIAWGMTNLGADVTDLYLEKFTGDGYQYDGKVKPFVSREETIKVAGGKDKKITVRETNNGPLISDRDDELVKVGKKAGVDTAAPDRGDGYGVALRWTALNPGKSMDAVFELNKAKNFTEFRKAAASFEVPSQNLIYADTEGNIGYQAPGRIPKRGKGDGSLPAPGWDRSYRWTGYIPQDALPYEYNPKRGYIVTANQAVIDDRDKADYPYKLTSDWGYGARSQRIDDLIQSKIKNGGKISTEDMRLMQMDNSSEIAKLLVPKLLKIDVKDKYVREAQKLLEGWDYTQDADSAAAAYFNSVWRNILKLAIGNKLPKELRVKGQCLTVEPAGNTGPADEGKKVRECGERDADSAQPDGGDRYYEVIRKIIDDETNAWWKSPGTRTDEETKTRDQLFERALEDARWDLTAKLGKDVDSWSWGRLHRLELKNQTLGTDGPGWLQWVLNRGPWNLGGGEAAVNATGWNAAGGYGVLWVPSMRMVVNLKDLDKSKWINLTGASGHAYNDHYTDQTEKWTKGELLPWVFSDKAVEGSTSDKLVLRP; translated from the coding sequence ATGCCCTCCAACACCAACGCCTCTTCCGGTCATAAGTCCGGCAAGAAGAAGGGGCGCCGAGCCCGACTCGTCGTGATCGTCCTGGTCCTGGCCATCGTCGGAGGCATCGGCTTCGGCGCGTACTGGAGCGTCAGTACCGTGCGTGCCTCCTTCCCGCAGACCAAGGGAACGATCAAGCTCGACGGGCTCGCGGGGCCCGTGGACGTGAAGCGCGACGGGAACGGAATCCCGCAGATCTACGCCGAGTCGGACGCGGATCTCTTCATGGCCCAGGGCTTCGTCCAGGCGCAGGACCGCTTCTGGGAGATGGACGTCCGCCGTCACATGACCTCCGGGCGGCTCTCCGAGATGTTCGGGAAGAGCCAGGTCAAGACCGATGAATTCCTGCGCACGCTCGGCTGGCACCGGGTGGCGAAGAAGGAGTACGACTCCAAGCTCTCGCCGGAGACGAAGAAATACCTCCAGGCGTACGCCAAGGGAGTCAACGCCTACCTCGCCGGCAAGGACGGCAAGGACATCTCCGTCGAGTACGCGGCGCTCGGCTTCGAGAACGACTACAAGCCGCAGGAGTGGACCCCCGTCGACTCCGTGGCGTGGCTCAAGGCCATGGCGTGGGACCTGCGCGGCAACATGCAGGACGAGATCGACCGCTCGCTGATGACGAGCCGTCTCGGCCCGTCGCAGATCAAGGACCTGTACCCCGAGTACCCGTACAAGCGGAACAAGCCCGTCGTGCGGGAGGGCGCCTTCAGCAGCGTCACCGGCGAGTACGACCCCGACGCCAAGCCCACCGGCACCGGCACCGGCACGGGAACGGGAACGTCCGGAACCGGCAGCACAGGCACCGGGACGGGCACAGGCACCGGAACCGGAACCGGAACCGGCACAGGCACCGGCGGCGCGGCCGGTACGGGCCTCGCGGGCGGCGCCGAGCCCCCCAACACGCTTCAGTCGCAGCTCAACGGAGTCTCCGGCGCCCTGGACGAGGTCCCGGCCATCCTGGGCCCGAACGGCAACGGCATCGGCTCGAACTCCTGGGTCGTCTCCGGCAAGCACACCATCACCGGCAAGCCGCTCCTCGCGAACGACCCGCACCTGGCGCCGCAGCTGCCCTCCGTCTGGTACCAGATGGGCCTGCACTGCCGCTCTGTCTCCGAGAAGTGCCGGTACGACGTCTCGGGTTACACGTTCTCCGGCATGCCGGGCGTGGTCATCGGCCACAACCAGGACATCGCCTGGGGCATGACGAACCTGGGCGCCGACGTCACGGACCTGTACCTGGAGAAGTTCACCGGGGACGGCTACCAGTACGACGGCAAGGTGAAGCCCTTCGTCTCCCGCGAGGAGACCATCAAGGTCGCCGGCGGCAAGGACAAGAAGATCACGGTCCGCGAGACCAACAACGGGCCGCTGATCTCCGACCGCGACGACGAGCTGGTGAAGGTCGGCAAGAAGGCCGGCGTGGACACCGCGGCCCCCGACCGGGGCGACGGCTACGGAGTGGCGCTGCGCTGGACCGCGCTGAACCCGGGCAAGTCCATGGACGCCGTCTTCGAGCTGAACAAGGCGAAGAACTTCACGGAGTTCCGCAAGGCGGCCGCTTCCTTCGAAGTGCCGTCCCAGAACCTGATCTACGCCGACACCGAGGGCAACATCGGCTACCAGGCGCCCGGCCGGATCCCCAAGCGCGGCAAGGGCGACGGTTCGCTCCCCGCGCCGGGCTGGGACCGCTCGTACCGCTGGACCGGCTACATCCCGCAGGACGCGCTGCCGTACGAGTACAACCCGAAGCGCGGCTACATCGTCACCGCCAACCAGGCCGTGATCGACGACCGCGACAAGGCCGACTACCCGTACAAGCTCACCTCGGACTGGGGCTACGGAGCGCGCAGCCAGCGGATCGACGACCTCATCCAGTCGAAGATCAAGAACGGCGGCAAGATCTCCACCGAGGACATGCGCCTCATGCAGATGGACAACAGCAGCGAGATCGCCAAGCTGCTCGTGCCCAAGCTGCTGAAGATCGACGTCAAGGACAAGTACGTCCGCGAGGCGCAGAAGCTCCTGGAGGGCTGGGACTACACCCAGGACGCCGACTCCGCGGCCGCCGCGTACTTCAACTCGGTCTGGCGCAACATCCTCAAGCTGGCCATCGGCAACAAGCTCCCCAAGGAACTGCGCGTCAAGGGCCAGTGCCTGACCGTCGAGCCGGCCGGCAACACCGGCCCGGCCGACGAGGGCAAGAAGGTCCGCGAGTGCGGTGAGCGCGACGCCGACTCGGCCCAGCCGGACGGCGGCGACCGCTACTACGAGGTGATCCGCAAGATCATCGACGACGAGACCAACGCCTGGTGGAAGTCGCCGGGGACCCGCACCGACGAGGAGACCAAGACCCGCGACCAGCTGTTCGAGCGGGCCCTCGAGGACGCGCGCTGGGACCTGACGGCCAAGCTCGGCAAGGACGTCGACTCGTGGAGCTGGGGCCGTCTGCACCGGCTCGAACTGAAGAACCAGACGCTCGGCACCGACGGTCCCGGCTGGCTGCAGTGGGTCCTGAACCGCGGCCCCTGGAACCTCGGCGGCGGCGAGGCGGCGGTCAACGCGACCGGCTGGAACGCGGCGGGCGGCTACGGAGTGCTCTGGGTGCCCTCCATGCGCATGGTGGTGAACCTCAAGGACCTCGACAAGTCCAAGTGGATCAACCTCACCGGCGCGTCGGGGCACGCCTACAACGACCACTACACCGACCAGACGGAGAAGTGGACCAAGGGCGAACTGCTGCCGTGGGTGTTCTCGGACAAGGCGGTCGAGGGCAGCACCAGCGACAAGCTGGTCCTGCGTCCCTGA
- a CDS encoding MFS transporter, with protein sequence MASTVTESRPGYGQLLRTPRAWTFLLPGFAARQPFAMLTISIVLLVQHTTGSYGAAGAVSAATGVSMALFAPFSGKLADRFGQRAVLLPGVLVHSASVVTLTVLALSDAPLWTLFVAAVPAGASTPQIGPMVRARWGVMLQDSPLATTAAAFESVTDELTFVLGPLLATALCTTIDPSAGLLTEAGLTLVGGLLFAAQKSTQPKPSALNDEHARVEHVSALRVPGVRVLIVTFLGIGAVFGGMQVSLAAFTESIGEPGLNGVLYGTFAAGNMLSGVVCGAIAWKVSPQRRLLVGYTALTLMASGLWAAHSVLLLAGLGLLVGVCIAPALITGYTLVDKLVAPTGRTEAFTWLTGAVALGQAAAVTVAGQLEDRLWDGAGFLVPLGGTALALAVLVTLRSRLVPKAPGRTVARGVGHRVPVTVD encoded by the coding sequence GTGGCATCCACGGTCACCGAATCCCGCCCGGGCTACGGACAGCTCCTGCGCACCCCTCGCGCCTGGACGTTCCTGCTCCCCGGCTTCGCGGCGCGACAGCCGTTCGCGATGCTGACGATCTCCATCGTCCTGCTGGTGCAGCACACCACCGGCTCGTACGGTGCCGCGGGCGCCGTCTCGGCCGCCACCGGCGTCTCCATGGCGCTGTTCGCCCCCTTCAGCGGCAAGCTCGCCGACCGGTTCGGCCAGCGCGCCGTGCTGCTTCCCGGCGTCCTGGTCCACTCCGCCTCCGTCGTCACCCTGACGGTGCTCGCGCTCTCCGACGCGCCCCTGTGGACGCTGTTCGTGGCCGCCGTGCCCGCAGGCGCCTCCACGCCGCAGATCGGCCCCATGGTGCGCGCCCGCTGGGGCGTCATGCTCCAGGACAGCCCCCTGGCCACCACGGCGGCCGCCTTCGAGTCGGTCACCGACGAGCTGACCTTCGTCCTCGGTCCGCTGCTCGCTACCGCGCTGTGCACCACCATCGACCCCTCCGCCGGACTCCTCACGGAGGCCGGACTCACGCTGGTCGGCGGTCTCCTGTTCGCCGCACAGAAGAGCACCCAGCCCAAGCCTTCCGCGCTGAACGACGAGCACGCACGCGTGGAGCACGTCTCCGCCCTGCGCGTCCCCGGAGTGCGGGTCCTCATCGTCACGTTCCTCGGCATCGGGGCCGTCTTCGGCGGCATGCAGGTCTCGCTCGCCGCGTTCACCGAGTCGATCGGCGAGCCCGGCCTGAACGGTGTCCTGTACGGCACCTTCGCGGCGGGCAACATGCTCTCCGGCGTCGTCTGCGGCGCCATCGCCTGGAAGGTCTCCCCGCAGCGGCGCCTCCTGGTCGGCTACACGGCCCTGACCCTGATGGCCTCCGGTCTGTGGGCGGCGCACTCCGTGCTGCTCCTCGCCGGGCTCGGCCTGCTGGTCGGCGTCTGCATAGCGCCCGCCCTGATCACCGGCTACACGCTGGTCGACAAGCTGGTCGCGCCGACCGGCCGTACGGAGGCCTTCACCTGGCTGACCGGCGCGGTCGCACTCGGCCAGGCGGCCGCCGTGACCGTCGCGGGACAGCTGGAGGACCGCCTCTGGGACGGAGCCGGATTCCTCGTCCCGCTGGGCGGCACGGCGCTGGCCCTGGCGGTCCTCGTGACGCTCCGTTCGCGGCTCGTCCCCAAGGCCCCGGGGCGCACGGTGGCGCGTGGCGTCGGTCACCGCGTGCCGGTGACGGTGGACTGA
- a CDS encoding potassium/proton antiporter, with translation MTVHHLNQLLLVCSLVLLVAVAAVRISSRSGLPSLLLYLGIGIAMGQDGVGDVHFDNAELTQVIGYAALVVILAEGGLGTKWKEIKPALPAAAVLSTVGVAVSVGITAAGAHYLVGLEWRQALIIGAVVSSTDAAAVFSVLRKVPLPSRVTGVLEAESGFNDAPVVILVVAFSTAGPVDDWYVLLGEIALELAIGAAIGLAVGWLGAYGLRHVALPASGLYPIAVMAIAVAAYAAGAMAHGSGFLAVYLASMVLGNARLPHWPATRGFAEGLGWLAQIGMFVLLGLLVTPHDLLDDTWPAIVIGLVLTVVARPLEVVLSLLPFRVPWPEKALLSWAGLRGAVPIILATIPMVNGVEDSQRIFNIVFVLVVVYTLVQGPTLPWLARKLRLGDSSEAADLGIESAPLERLQGHLLSVAIPKESRMHGVEVAELRLPTGSAVTLVVRDGESFVPLPTTVLRRGDELLVVATDPVRDAAEKRLRAVGHGGKLAGWLGTDGEKHQS, from the coding sequence CTGACTGTCCACCACCTCAACCAGCTCCTGCTCGTCTGCTCGCTCGTTCTGCTCGTCGCCGTCGCGGCGGTCCGCATCTCGTCGCGCAGCGGGCTCCCCAGCCTGCTGCTGTACCTGGGCATCGGCATCGCCATGGGCCAGGACGGCGTCGGCGACGTCCACTTCGACAATGCCGAACTGACCCAGGTCATCGGCTATGCCGCCCTGGTCGTGATCCTCGCGGAGGGCGGCCTCGGGACGAAGTGGAAAGAGATCAAACCCGCATTGCCCGCGGCGGCCGTGTTGTCGACCGTCGGCGTCGCGGTGAGCGTCGGCATCACCGCGGCGGGCGCCCACTATCTCGTGGGCCTCGAGTGGCGCCAGGCGCTGATCATCGGTGCGGTGGTCTCGTCCACGGACGCGGCAGCGGTCTTCTCGGTGCTGCGCAAGGTGCCGCTTCCCTCGCGCGTGACGGGTGTCCTGGAAGCGGAGTCGGGGTTCAACGACGCCCCTGTGGTGATCCTCGTCGTGGCGTTCTCCACGGCGGGACCGGTGGACGACTGGTACGTACTGCTCGGCGAGATCGCCCTGGAGCTGGCGATCGGCGCCGCGATAGGCCTCGCGGTCGGCTGGCTCGGCGCCTACGGCCTGCGGCACGTGGCGCTGCCCGCCTCCGGCCTGTACCCCATCGCCGTCATGGCCATCGCCGTCGCCGCGTACGCCGCGGGCGCCATGGCACACGGCAGCGGATTCCTCGCCGTCTACCTCGCCTCGATGGTGCTCGGCAACGCGCGGCTGCCGCACTGGCCGGCCACCCGCGGGTTCGCCGAGGGCCTCGGCTGGCTCGCCCAGATCGGCATGTTCGTCCTGCTCGGCCTGCTGGTCACCCCGCACGACCTGCTCGACGACACCTGGCCCGCAATCGTCATCGGCCTGGTCCTGACAGTGGTGGCACGCCCCCTGGAAGTCGTCCTCAGCCTGCTGCCGTTCCGTGTGCCCTGGCCGGAGAAGGCCCTGCTCTCCTGGGCGGGCCTGCGCGGCGCCGTGCCCATCATCCTGGCGACCATCCCGATGGTGAACGGCGTCGAGGACAGCCAGCGCATCTTCAACATCGTCTTCGTCCTGGTCGTCGTCTACACCCTCGTCCAGGGCCCCACGCTGCCCTGGCTGGCCAGGAAGCTGCGTCTGGGCGACTCCTCGGAGGCCGCGGACCTCGGCATCGAGTCGGCTCCCCTGGAGCGGCTCCAGGGCCATCTGCTGTCGGTGGCCATCCCCAAGGAATCGCGCATGCACGGCGTCGAGGTGGCCGAGCTGCGGCTGCCCACGGGGTCCGCGGTCACTCTCGTCGTCCGCGACGGCGAATCGTTCGTGCCGCTGCCGACGACCGTCCTGCGGCGCGGCGACGAACTGCTCGTGGTGGCGACCGACCCGGTGCGGGACGCCGCCGAGAAGCGGCTGCGCGCGGTCGGCCACGGCGGAAAGCTGGCCGGCTGGCTGGGAACCGACGGAGAAAAACACCAATCGTAG
- a CDS encoding S-methyl-5'-thioadenosine phosphorylase: protein MANRVNTADTERAEIGVIGGSGFYSFLDDVTEVQVDTPYGAPSDSLFLGEVAGRRVAFLPRHGRGHHLPPHRINYRANLWALRSVGVRQVLGPCAVGGLRAEYGPGTLLVPDQLVDRTQTRAQTFFDGVPLPDGSVPNVVHVSLADPYCPVGRDTAVRAARARGWEPVDGGTLVVVEGPRFSTRAESRWYAAQGWSVVGMTGHPEAALARELELCYTSLALVTDLDAGAETGEGVSHDEVLRVFAANVDRMRGVLFDAVAGLPEGDVGRAEGRRACPCAGALGGVDTGIRLP, encoded by the coding sequence ATGGCGAACAGGGTGAACACGGCGGACACCGAGCGGGCCGAGATCGGCGTCATAGGCGGCTCCGGCTTCTACTCCTTCCTCGACGACGTGACCGAGGTCCAGGTCGACACCCCCTACGGAGCCCCGAGCGACTCCCTCTTCCTCGGTGAGGTCGCCGGACGCCGGGTCGCTTTCCTGCCCCGGCACGGCCGCGGCCACCATCTGCCGCCGCACCGCATCAACTACCGCGCCAACCTGTGGGCGCTGCGCTCCGTGGGCGTGCGCCAGGTCCTCGGACCGTGTGCGGTCGGCGGACTGCGGGCGGAGTACGGACCAGGAACGCTGCTCGTCCCCGACCAGCTCGTGGACCGTACACAGACACGCGCCCAGACGTTCTTCGACGGGGTCCCGCTTCCCGACGGCAGCGTGCCGAACGTCGTCCACGTCTCGCTCGCCGACCCCTACTGCCCCGTGGGCCGCGACACCGCCGTGCGGGCCGCACGCGCCCGAGGCTGGGAGCCGGTCGACGGCGGGACACTCGTCGTGGTCGAGGGGCCGCGCTTCTCGACCCGGGCGGAGTCGCGCTGGTACGCGGCGCAGGGCTGGTCGGTGGTGGGCATGACCGGCCATCCCGAGGCGGCGCTCGCCCGCGAACTGGAGCTCTGCTACACGTCCTTGGCGCTGGTCACGGATCTCGACGCGGGTGCCGAGACCGGCGAGGGCGTCTCGCACGACGAGGTCCTCCGGGTCTTCGCCGCCAACGTGGACCGGATGCGGGGCGTGCTGTTCGACGCGGTGGCGGGGCTGCCGGAGGGGGACGTGGGCCGGGCCGAGGGCCGTCGTGCGTGTCCGTGCGCGGGGGCGTTGGGCGGGGTGGACACGGGGATCCGGCTGCCGTGA
- the pflA gene encoding pyruvate formate-lyase-activating protein yields MAVLLGTDIPVRPRTTDDEAVTPAAAATHRPVTGSIHSWDLSTGVDGPGSRFVTFLAGCPLSCLYCHNPDTWRMRDGRRTTADAVIAEAAKYTKFISAAGGGATVSGGEPLLQPVFTGELLHRLKHELGLHTALDTSGFLGARATDALLRDVDLVLLDIKSWDPDTYRTVTGRPLRPTLDFARRLAALGQETWVRFVLVPGLTDDPANIEGVARFAASLGNISRVDVLPFHKLGEAKWDALGKEFTLRGTPSPTPGQVAAAKEIFAAQGLKAV; encoded by the coding sequence ATGGCTGTCCTGCTCGGAACCGACATCCCCGTACGCCCCCGCACCACCGACGACGAAGCGGTCACCCCCGCCGCGGCCGCCACCCACCGCCCGGTCACCGGCTCGATCCACTCCTGGGACCTGTCCACCGGCGTCGACGGACCGGGGTCGCGCTTCGTCACGTTCCTCGCAGGCTGCCCCCTCAGCTGCCTGTACTGCCACAACCCCGACACCTGGCGGATGCGGGACGGCAGGCGCACCACCGCGGACGCCGTGATCGCGGAAGCCGCCAAGTACACGAAGTTCATCTCCGCGGCCGGGGGCGGCGCCACCGTCAGCGGCGGCGAACCCCTCCTGCAGCCCGTCTTCACCGGCGAGCTGCTGCACCGCCTCAAGCACGAGCTGGGCCTGCACACCGCACTCGACACGTCCGGCTTCCTCGGCGCCCGCGCCACCGACGCCCTGCTCCGCGACGTCGACCTGGTCCTGCTCGACATCAAGTCCTGGGACCCCGACACGTACCGCACGGTCACCGGCCGTCCCCTGCGGCCCACGCTCGACTTCGCCCGCCGCCTCGCCGCTCTCGGCCAGGAGACGTGGGTGCGCTTCGTCCTCGTCCCGGGCCTCACCGACGACCCGGCGAACATCGAGGGAGTCGCCCGCTTCGCCGCCTCGCTCGGCAACATCTCGCGCGTCGACGTGCTGCCCTTCCACAAGCTGGGGGAGGCGAAGTGGGACGCGCTCGGCAAGGAGTTCACCCTGCGCGGCACCCCCTCGCCCACCCCGGGGCAGGTGGCCGCCGCCAAGGAGATCTTCGCGGCTCAGGGCCTCAAAGCCGTATGA
- the pflB gene encoding formate C-acetyltransferase yields MTATPAEATVNGGAWDGFKGGLWRDAIDVRDFVQQNYTPYEGDGSFLAGPTERTSEVWRKLLSMFPAEIERGIYDVDVKTPSRIDAFGPGYVDGTAADHKDLIVGLQTDAPLRRAIMPNGGWRMVEGALNAYGYEADPEVRDIYTHLRKTHNEGVFDAYTPEIRACRSSGIITGLPDAYGRGRIIGDYRRVALYGVDHLIAAKEADKAALGEEWATEDVIRGREEISEQIKALRELKAMAMSYGYDIAKPATTGREAIQWLYFAYLAAVKEQNGAAMSIGRIDNFLDIYLQRDIDAGRITEEEAQEYIDDFVIKLRIVRFLRTPEYNELYSGDPTWVTWSMAGIGEDGRPLVSRTTFRALQTLYNLGPAPEPNLTVFWSQRLPQGFKEFASRVAIDTSAIQFESDELMRPKYGDDTAIACCVSAMAVGKQMQFFGARVNVAKALLYAINGGRDEKSGKTVVQGFTPIEGEYLDYATVVKQYDAMLDWLAKTYVHALNVIHYMHDKYAYERIEMALHDQEILRTMACGIAGLSVAADSLSAIKHAKVKVVRDETGLAVDYEIEGDYPAYGNNDDRADDIARRIVHDFMQKVRKHPTYRNAVHTQSVLTITSNVVYGKKTGNTPDGRRAGMPFAPGANPMNGRDEHGYIASAMSVAKLPYDDAEDGISLTNTITPDALGRTPEERIANLAGVLDGFMASDGFHMNVNVLDKATLEDAMEHPENYPQLTIRVSGYAVNFIRLTRDQQLDVINRTFHGSL; encoded by the coding sequence ATGACTGCCACTCCTGCGGAAGCGACTGTGAACGGCGGGGCCTGGGACGGCTTCAAGGGTGGTCTGTGGCGGGACGCCATCGACGTCCGCGACTTCGTGCAGCAGAACTACACCCCGTACGAAGGTGACGGCTCCTTCCTGGCCGGCCCCACCGAACGCACCAGCGAAGTCTGGCGGAAGCTCCTCTCGATGTTCCCCGCCGAGATCGAGCGCGGCATCTACGACGTCGACGTGAAGACCCCCTCCCGCATCGACGCCTTCGGCCCCGGTTACGTCGACGGAACCGCCGCCGACCACAAGGACCTCATCGTCGGTCTGCAGACCGACGCCCCGCTCCGCCGCGCGATCATGCCCAACGGCGGCTGGCGCATGGTCGAGGGCGCCCTGAACGCCTACGGCTACGAGGCCGACCCCGAAGTGCGGGACATCTACACGCACCTGCGCAAGACCCACAACGAAGGCGTCTTTGACGCCTACACGCCCGAGATCCGCGCCTGTCGTTCGTCCGGCATCATCACCGGCCTGCCCGACGCCTACGGCCGCGGCCGCATCATCGGCGACTACCGCCGCGTCGCCCTCTACGGAGTCGACCACCTCATCGCCGCGAAGGAGGCCGACAAGGCCGCACTCGGCGAGGAGTGGGCGACCGAGGACGTCATCCGGGGTCGCGAGGAGATCTCCGAGCAGATCAAGGCGCTCAGGGAACTCAAGGCCATGGCGATGTCGTACGGCTACGACATCGCGAAGCCCGCCACCACCGGCCGTGAAGCCATCCAGTGGCTGTACTTCGCCTACCTCGCCGCGGTGAAGGAGCAGAACGGCGCGGCCATGTCGATCGGCCGCATCGACAATTTCCTCGACATCTACCTGCAGCGCGACATCGACGCGGGCCGCATCACCGAGGAAGAGGCACAGGAGTACATCGACGACTTCGTCATCAAGCTCCGCATCGTCCGCTTCCTGCGCACGCCCGAATACAACGAGCTCTACTCCGGCGACCCCACCTGGGTCACCTGGTCGATGGCCGGCATCGGAGAGGACGGCCGCCCGCTCGTCTCGCGCACCACCTTCCGCGCCCTCCAGACCCTCTACAACCTCGGCCCCGCCCCCGAGCCGAACCTCACGGTCTTCTGGTCGCAGCGGCTGCCCCAGGGCTTCAAGGAGTTCGCCTCCCGCGTCGCCATCGACACGTCGGCCATCCAGTTCGAGTCCGACGAACTGATGCGCCCCAAGTACGGCGACGACACCGCGATCGCATGCTGCGTCTCCGCGATGGCCGTCGGCAAGCAGATGCAGTTCTTCGGCGCCCGCGTGAACGTCGCCAAGGCGCTCCTCTACGCGATCAACGGCGGCCGGGACGAGAAGTCCGGCAAGACCGTCGTGCAGGGCTTCACGCCCATCGAGGGCGAGTACCTGGACTACGCGACCGTCGTGAAGCAGTACGACGCCATGCTCGACTGGCTCGCCAAGACGTACGTCCACGCGCTCAACGTCATCCACTACATGCACGACAAGTACGCCTACGAGCGCATCGAGATGGCGCTGCACGACCAGGAGATCCTGCGCACCATGGCGTGCGGCATCGCGGGCCTCTCGGTCGCCGCCGACTCGCTCTCGGCGATCAAGCACGCCAAGGTCAAGGTCGTCCGTGACGAGACGGGCCTCGCCGTCGACTACGAGATCGAGGGCGACTACCCCGCCTACGGCAACAACGACGACCGTGCCGACGACATCGCGCGGCGCATCGTGCACGACTTCATGCAGAAGGTCCGCAAGCACCCCACCTACCGGAACGCGGTGCACACCCAGTCGGTGCTGACCATCACCTCGAACGTCGTCTACGGCAAGAAGACCGGCAACACCCCCGACGGACGCCGCGCCGGCATGCCGTTCGCCCCCGGCGCCAACCCGATGAACGGGCGCGACGAGCACGGCTACATCGCCTCGGCCATGTCGGTCGCCAAGCTGCCCTACGACGACGCCGAGGACGGCATCTCGCTGACCAACACCATCACCCCGGACGCGCTCGGCCGCACCCCCGAGGAGCGGATCGCGAACCTCGCCGGAGTCCTGGACGGGTTCATGGCGAGCGACGGCTTCCACATGAACGTCAACGTGCTGGACAAGGCGACCCTCGAAGACGCCATGGAGCACCCGGAGAACTACCCGCAGCTGACCATCCGGGTCTCCGGATACGCGGTCAACTTCATCCGGCTCACCCGCGACCAGCAGCTCGACGTCATCAACCGCACCTTCCACGGCTCCCTCTGA
- the mscL gene encoding large conductance mechanosensitive channel protein MscL: protein MVSEKKEPGVWEGFKAFLMRGNVVDLAVAVVIGAAFTNIVNSVVKGVINPLVGAFGTKDLDHYRSCLKAPCETNAAGEVVKGIPIMWGPVLSAVLSFVITAAVVYFLMVLPMAKYLARVAAKRAEREGTKEVIEVSELEVLKEIRDELVAQRGSRDSGPRDSGPREE from the coding sequence GTGGTGAGCGAGAAGAAGGAACCGGGCGTCTGGGAGGGCTTCAAGGCCTTCCTGATGCGCGGCAATGTCGTCGACCTGGCGGTCGCGGTGGTCATCGGAGCCGCCTTCACGAACATCGTGAACTCGGTGGTGAAGGGCGTCATCAACCCGCTCGTCGGCGCCTTCGGCACGAAGGACCTCGATCACTACCGTTCGTGCCTGAAGGCTCCCTGCGAGACGAACGCGGCGGGCGAGGTCGTCAAGGGCATCCCGATCATGTGGGGCCCCGTGCTCAGCGCGGTCCTCAGCTTCGTGATCACCGCGGCCGTCGTGTACTTCCTGATGGTGCTGCCCATGGCCAAGTACCTGGCGCGGGTCGCGGCCAAGAGGGCCGAGAGGGAGGGCACGAAGGAGGTCATCGAGGTCTCCGAGCTGGAGGTGCTCAAGGAGATCCGCGACGAGCTGGTGGCACAGCGCGGCTCGCGCGACTCGGGACCGCGCGACTCGGGTCCGCGCGAGGAGTAG
- a CDS encoding FmdB family zinc ribbon protein has translation MPTYQYQCTECGEGLEAVQKFTDDALTVCPNCDGRLKKVFSAVGIVFKGSGFYRNDSRGSSSSSTPANASSKSGSGSSSSTSDSKAASSSSSSDSKSSGSSAASTSSSSAA, from the coding sequence GTGCCGACGTACCAGTACCAGTGCACCGAGTGCGGCGAGGGCCTCGAGGCGGTGCAGAAGTTCACCGATGACGCCCTGACCGTATGCCCCAACTGCGACGGACGCCTCAAGAAGGTGTTCTCGGCGGTCGGCATCGTCTTCAAGGGCTCCGGGTTCTACCGCAACGACAGCCGCGGCTCGTCGTCGAGCAGCACGCCGGCGAACGCCTCGTCGAAGTCGGGATCCGGCTCGTCGTCGTCCACGTCGGACTCGAAGGCCGCTTCGTCCTCCTCGTCCTCGGACTCGAAGTCGTCCGGCTCCTCCGCGGCGTCCACGTCGTCGAGCTCGGCCGCGTAG